In a genomic window of Holophagales bacterium:
- the era gene encoding GTPase Era: protein MSRRAGTVAVAGRPNAGKSSLVNALVGTKVAIVSDKPQTTRRRVLGMLNRPDGQIVFVDTPGLHRPLHRLNRAMLDEAMEAILDVDVVVLVIDVAEREGAGDRHALELVAKANPPRICLLNKVDLVAKPKLLPRMAALAATGLFDEIVPVSAVTGDGLADLPELILKYLPEQEDLYPAETVTMSDEKTRVAELIREKFLERTREEIPYGLGVVVEEWKVDEVKNLTLVTATLVVDKENHKRIVIGLGGQLIRDAGTAARLEIEKTFGKRFFLDLHVVARPGWREDPRFLGTLSS, encoded by the coding sequence GTGAGCCGCCGCGCCGGGACCGTCGCGGTCGCGGGAAGGCCGAACGCGGGGAAGTCGTCGCTCGTCAACGCCCTCGTCGGGACGAAGGTCGCCATCGTCTCCGACAAGCCGCAGACGACGCGGCGCCGCGTCCTCGGAATGCTCAACCGCCCCGACGGGCAGATCGTCTTCGTCGACACGCCGGGCCTTCACAGGCCGCTGCACCGGCTCAACCGGGCCATGCTCGACGAGGCGATGGAGGCGATCCTGGACGTCGACGTCGTCGTCCTCGTCATCGACGTGGCCGAGCGGGAGGGGGCGGGCGACCGCCACGCCCTCGAGCTGGTGGCGAAGGCCAACCCGCCGCGGATCTGCCTCCTGAACAAGGTCGACCTCGTCGCCAAGCCGAAGCTCCTGCCGCGCATGGCCGCGCTCGCGGCGACCGGCCTCTTCGACGAGATCGTCCCGGTCTCCGCCGTCACGGGCGACGGGCTCGCCGACCTGCCGGAGCTGATCCTCAAGTACCTCCCCGAGCAGGAGGACCTCTACCCGGCCGAGACCGTGACGATGTCCGACGAGAAGACGCGCGTCGCCGAGCTGATCCGCGAGAAGTTCCTCGAGAGGACGCGCGAGGAGATCCCCTACGGCCTCGGCGTCGTCGTGGAGGAGTGGAAGGTCGACGAGGTGAAGAACCTGACCCTCGTGACGGCGACGCTCGTCGTCGACAAGGAGAACCACAAGCGGATCGTCATCGGGCTCGGCGGGCAGCTCATAAGGGACGCGGGGACGGCCGCCCGGCTCGAGATCGAGAAGACGTTCGGCAAGCGGTTCTTCCTCGACCTGCACGTCGTGGCCCGGCCCGGCTGGCGGGAGGACCCCCGGTTCCTCGGAACCTTGTCGAGCTGA